The genomic region ACTTACGGCGCCACCAAGCTGGCCATCGACCACGCCATCACGTCGTACGCCGCCGCGCACGGCCTGGCGGCGACGAGCCTGCGGTACTTCAACGTCGCCGGCGCCTACGGCAGCATCGGTGAGCGGCACGCGACCGAGACGCACCTGATCCCGCTCGTGCTCCAGGTCGCGCTCGGTCAGCGGGAGCACATCTCGATCTACGGCGAGGACTGGCCGACCGAGGACGGCACCTGCATCCGCGACTACATCCACGTCACGGACCTCGCCGACGCCCACCTCCTGGCGCTCGAGCACGCGACCGCGGGCGAGCACCGGATCTACAACCTCGGCAACGGCACGGGTTTCTCCGTGAAGCAGGTCATCGACACCTGCCGCGAGGTCACCGGCCACCCGATCCCCGCCGTCGTCGCGCCGCGGCGGGCGGGAGACCCGGCCGTCCTCGTCGCGTCCGCCGAGCGGGCTCGCACCGAGCTCGGCTGGAAGCCCGAACGTGCCGACCTCGCCGGCATCGTCAGCGACGCGTGGGAGTTCACCCGCGCCCGACACGGAGCCTGAGCCAGGATGACCGACTTCGCCTCTTTCGAGAGCTACAACGCCACACCGCGGCTCACGTCGCTCGCGCTGTCCCCGGACGGCACGCGACTCGTCACCGTCGTCTCCTCGCTCTCGCCGGACGGCAAGACCTGGCAGGGCTCCCTCTGGGAGGTCGACCCCACCGGTGAGCGGGACGCCAGCCGCCTCACCTACTCGACCAAGAGCGACTCCGCTCCCGTGTTCGCTCCGGACGGCTCGCTGCTGTTCCTGTCGAAGCGCCCGGACCCGCTCACGAAGCCGGACGAGGCCAAGGACAAGACGGCGCTGTGGCGGCTGCCGGTCCGCGGTGAGGCCGCCGAGGTCCTGCGGCCAGGCGGCGGGGTCGGTCAGGTGCGCGTGGCGGGCGAGACGCTGCTGCTCACGTCGTCCGCGCATCGCCTCGCGGAGTTCGGCGGCGAGGACGACGCCAAGCGCAAGGCCCGCGAGGACGCCGGAGTGACGGCAATCCTGCACGAGTCGTACCCGATCAGGTACTGGGACGCCGATCTCGGCCCGAGCTACCCGCGGCTCTTCGCCGCGCCGCTGGCCGACCCGACGGCCGAGAGCGTCACGGCCCTCAGCGACGACTCCGAGAGCAGGCTCAGCGACGAGGACATCGCCCTCAGCCTCGACGGGAAGTGGGCCGTCCACGGGTACTCCGTCGACGTCAGCGCCGCCTACGGCCGGCGGACCGAGCTGCGGCTCGTGGCCACCGACGGGAGCTCGTCGCGCGTCATCGCCTCCGAGGAGGGCTTCTCCTTCTTCGACGCCGCGTTCACGCCCGACTCCTCGGCCGTGATCGCGATCCGGTTCCGCGAGTCCACCGCGGACGCGCCGTACCGCAGCAGCCTGGTCCGCATCGACCTGGCGGACGACTCGGTGACGCCACTGGCGCCGGACTTCCAGGAGGAGCCGGCCCACCCGGTGGTCAGCCCGGACGGCTCGGCGGTGTTCTTCGTCGCGAGCCACCTCGGGCACCAGCCGGTCTGGCGGCTCGATCTCGCCACGGGTGAGGTCACGAAGCTGACGCTCTCGGGTTACTACAGCGACGTGGTCGTGAGCCCGGACAGCAAGACGCTGTACGCACTGCGCAACTCGATCGACCACCCGCCACAGCCCGTGCGGTTCGCCGCCTCCGGCGCCGACCAGGACCCGGTGCGGCTGCCCGCTCCCGGCGCGATGGCCTCGGTGCCCGGCACGCTCACCGAGGTCTCCACCGTCGTGGCCGACGGCAGGACCGTCCGCGCCTGGCTGGTGCTGCCCGAGGGTGCTTCCGCCGGCTCCCCCGCCCCGTTGCTGCTCTGGGTCCACGGTGGACCCGTCATGAGCTGGAACGGCTGGACGTGGCGCTGGAACCCGTGGCTGATGGCGGCTCGCGGCTACGCCGTCCTGCTGCCCGACCCCGCGCTCTCCACGGGGTACGGGCCCGACTTCATCGCGGCCGGCTGGGGTCGCTGGGGTGCCGAGCCCTACACCGATCTCATGGCGATCACCGACGTGACGGTCGAGCGGCCCGACATCGATGCCTCGCGCACCGCGGCCATGGGTGGCTCCTTCGGCGGCTACATGGCCAACTGGATCGCCACCCAGACCGACCGGTTCCGCGCGATCGTCACTCACGCCTCGCTGTGGCACCTCGACGCGTTCTCCGGCGCCACCGACGACTCCTACTTCTGGATGCGGGAGATGGGCGACCCCATCACCCGGCCGGAGCGGGTCCTCGCCAACTCGCCGCACCTGCGCGTCGCCGACATCAAGACGCCGATGCTGGTGATCCACGGGGACAAGGACTACCGGGTCCCCATCGGCGAGGGGCAGCGGCTGTACTTCGACCTGGTCCGCCACGGCGTCACCGCGAAGTACCTCTACTTCCCGACGGAAAACCACTGGATCCTCACCCCCGGAAACTCTCGGGTCTGGTACGAGACGGTGTGGGCGTTCCTGGCCGAGCACGTGCTCGATCAGGGCTGGGAGCGGCCGGAGCTGCTCTGAGCTTCGGTGTCGAGCAGCTTGTCGGCGTTGACGACAGCCTTGTCGGCCAGTGTCTTGAGCTCTTCTGGCGGTAGCGCGGCGCTCAGTGCGCCGCGCAACAGCCTTGCCAGCGAGTGGCCGAAGCAGGCTTCCTCGGCCACGTCGATCGCCACCGACGCCAGCCCGCCGTCGCCGCGGTGGTAGGCGAAGAACGCGAGCAGGCACGCGGGTTCGGCGCGTTCCGGTGACGGGCAGGACCGGGTGAGCTCGAGCCACAACCGCTCGGCCGCCCTGGCCCTGGTCTGCACCGCGAAGGAGAGGCACGCGTCCCGCACGTCGGGCTGGGCCAGCGCCCTGCTCAACGCGACGACCTCCCTGTCGGGCAACGGGCCTTTGCGCTGTTCCGCGGCGTCGACGGCATCGCGCACACGTCGGAACTCGACACCTGGGACAGGCGGCTCAGCGGTGTTCATGAGCTCGTCGAGCAGCACGGACCGGCGTTCTCGTGCCTCTACGGAGTCCAATGTGACCAGTGCGGCCATCGCCGCGCGTGACTCGAAGGTCACGTTGCCGTCGCTCGCGCACGCTGCGGCTACAGCGGATGTTTGCGGGTCCGGCAGCGTTCCGTGGCAGTCGAGGTCGAAGTAGCAGAACCAGGGAACGTCCTTCTCGCACGCTCGCAACCACACCGCCTCGACGACGTCGATGCCGTGGCCGCCGAGCCGGTTCGCGAGCGCGGTGATCAGCGGTTCGTGCGGCAGGTCCTCGGGGATGTGTTCCGACGGCGGGCAGATGACCGCCAGGATCACGCCTTCCGCGTCCTGCTCGAGCAGCGGGATCTCCAGCTGCGCCGCCAGAAGCCCTCTATGTCGGGGGCGGGGCAGGTCGACTCGCATGGTCATCGAGACCGCGCCGTCGCGCAGGACGAGCACGACGAGCGACTCGGTCGGGTGGAAACCCATCAGGTGCGGGATCGCGGCGTAGAGGTCGCCGGCGGCGCGGAGGCGGATCGGTTTGGGGAGGGTTGTGGGCATGGTCCCACTGTGGTGGGTGGGACGGGGTGAGGGTTCCGTGGTTCGGGGAGCTGTGGGTTACTCGCGGGTTGTGGACAGGTTGGGATCTTGGGGTGCTCGGGAGCGGGGGTTTGTCGGGGGTGGGTGCTAGGGTGCCGCGCTTCGGTGCTGGCCGAAGCGCGGCACCACCGGATCAGAACGTCTGGAACAGTGCTCGCCAGCCGCCGACGACCGGCAGCTCGACCGAGGTCCTGGCGAGGTCCAGCGACAGGCCGGCACCCGGCTTCGGGCGCAGCGTGTAGTCGTAGTCGCTGGAGATCAGCACGAACTCGAGCCGGTGCCCCGCCTGCAGGACGTAGTCGTCCGGCACGATCGGCACGTCGACGTCGTAGAACTTGCCCGGCTTGATCGGCGACGTCCGATCAGGGCGGTCCCGGTTCTGCGGGTCGGTCGAGCCGCGGGTGATGACGTGCGAGCGGCCGTCAGGGGCGCGGTCGACGAGCAGCGTCGTGACGTTGGCTGCGGGGCGGTCGAAGGCGACGCGCAGGTGCGCGGTCGACTTGCCGGAGAGCCGCAGCGGCTTCTGCGTCGGCTCCGTCGCGTAGGACAGGCGGTTCGGCGAGGTGGCCAGGTCGATCAACGACTCGGCCGTCTTCGTCGCGTCGTCGGTCAGCTTCTCCACGCCGTGGCCGGGACGCAGCCCGAGACCGCCCTTGGCCGGTCCGCCCGCGGACAGCCGCAGCCGCACGTCGGACGTGCCGGGAGCCGGCCAGTCCTTCTCGTCGACCCACGTCTTGTCCTCGCGCTGGATGGTCGCGCGCGGTTCCTTGTCGATGCCGTTGCGGTGGCCCCACAGATACTGGGTGAACCACCGGTTGAGCGTGCGGCGCCACTCGACCGAGCGCAGCGTGTCGGCGTCGGTGTGACCGGACTGGTGCAGCCAGATCTTGTGCGGCGCGCCGACCTTCTTCAACGCCGAGTACCACTGCTCGACGTGCGTCATCTTGACGTTCCAGTCGTTGAGCCCGTGGACGGCGAGGACGGCCGCGCGGACATTGCGGACGTCGTTGAGGTAGTTGCGCTTGTCCCAGAACCGGCTGTAGTCGCCGGTGATGCGGTCCTGGTCCTTCGCGATTTCGGCGATGATCGGCTTGCAGATCTCGCGGTTGGCGCGGGTGTAGACGTACTCCGCGAGCACGTCGGCGTCCTCGCCCTGGAACGTGCCGGGTGCGACGACGGCGCCGTCCGCGCGGTAGTAGTCGTACCAGCTGGAGATCGCGGCGATGGGCACGATGGCCTCGAGGCCGCGGACGCCGGTGGAGGCGACGGCGTTGGGCAGGGTCCCGTTGTAGGAGACGCCCATCATGCCCGTCTTGCCGGTCGACCAAGTCGCTTTGATCGCCTCGCCCGTGGCGGTGCGCGCGGACGCACGGCCGTTGAGCCAGTCGACGACGACACGTGCGCCGATCGTCTCGTTGACGTCACCCGTCGTCGGGCAGCCCGTGGACTTGCCGGTGCCGAGCGATTCGGCGTAGACGACGGCGTAGCCGCGTGAGATGAAGTAAGCCTCGTAGCGGCCCGAGGTGATCGGGTTGGGTCCGAGGGCGGCGGTGATGCGTTCGTCGGTGGAGGCCTTGAGCAGACGGCCGTTGCGCTTGTCCGGCACGTACAGCTCGACGTCGACGTTGTGGTTCGCGACGTCGTTGCCGCCCGAGAAGTACGGGCTGACCATGTAGACGACGGGGACCTTCAGTCCTCGTTCGGTGGCGCGCGGCCGGACGACCTCGGTGTAGACCTCGTCGTCCTTGCCGTCGCGGTCGCTGTCGACCGGTGCGCGGACCCAGAGGCTCTCCTTCACCACGTCCTTCGGATCGAAGACGGGTTGCGCCTCGCCGTCCTTGAACACCGGCCCTTCGGCAGCGGTGGCCGTTGCGGGCAGGAATGGCAGAACTAGCACCGCGGTCAGCAGTGCGACTCTTCGTGCGCCCCTCACGAGGCACCCCCTATGCGAAGCCAGAGACAGGGATTCGCCCTGCACCCTCTACCGTGACTGCAAGACATGTCACCCGTCGAACGGCTCTTGACCTGAGAGCATGGGACGTGCACATTTCCGACTTCGTCCACGCGCTGCCGAAGGCCGAGCTGCACGTCCACCTCGTGGGCGCGGCTTCCGTCGACACCGTCCTCGCGCTCGCCCGCAACCACCCCGGTGGACCGGTCCCGACCGATGAGGCCGAGCTGCGGAAGTTCTACGAGTTCACGGACTTCCGGCACTTCATCAACGTGTACGGCGTCGTCAACGACCTCGTCACGACCGGCGAGGACATCCGCACGCTGGTCGTCGGGTACGCACGTGACGCAGCTCGGATCAACATCCGGTATGCCGAGCTCACGGTGAGTGCGACGAGCCACCTGCGGGCGGGTATCGCGCCTGACGAGCTCGTCGAGGCTCTGGCGGTGGGGCGGGCGGAAGCGTTGGCGTTGCACGGTGTGACGCTGCAGTGGGTCTTCGACGTGCCCGGCATCTGGGATCGTGACTGGGGCATGACGAGTGCGCGGTTCGCGACCGAGTACCGGCCGGAGGGGCTGGTCGGGTTCGGGCTGGGAGGGTTCGAGTCGGACTCGCCGCGGGCCAACTTCCGTGAAGCGTTCGCGATGGCTCGAGACGCCGGGTTGCACCTGGTGCCTCACGCCGGCGAGACGATGCCGCCGAGCGAGATCTGGGCGGCGTTGCGGGAACTGCGCGCGGAGCGGATCGGGCACGGTGTCAGCGCGGCGCAGGATCCGGAGCTGCTGCGATACATCGCCGACGAGGGTGTCGCGCTGGAGGTGTGCCCGACGTCGAACATCCGCACCGGCGCGGTTGCGTCGCTGGACGAGCACCCGTTGCCGCGGCTGGTGGAGGCCGGGGTGCCGGTGACCGTCAGCACCGACGACCCCGGGATGTTCCACACCGATCTCGATCGTGAGTACCTGGTGTGTCATGAGCGGTTCGGGTTCGGGCGCGACGAGCTCGCCGAGCTGGCCCGAGCCGGTGTGCGGGCCTCGTTCGCGCCGGTCGCGTTGAAAGAGCAGCTGTTGAAGGAGATCGACGCCGTATGAACGTTGCGAGCGTGGTGACGACGACTGTGGACTCCGCCGATGGTGCGGAGTCGTTGGCAAGAGGGATCGTTGAGGCACGGTTGGGCGCGTGTGTGCAGATCGTGCCCATTCGCAGTGTCTACCGGTGGGACGGCGAGGTGCGCGTCGACGACGAGTGGCAGTGCGTCGTGAAGACGTCTGCCACTCGCGTCGACGAGCTGGTCGCACACATCAAGGCACATCACAGCTATGACGTGCCCGAGGTGGTCGTCACCCCTGTGGTGGGAGGCAACGAGGCTTACTTGGACTGGGTTTCAGAGGAGACCTCGTAGGTGACGTGGCAAGGGCTCGGTGTGCAGGATGCCGAGCCGTTGCGTCGCCCTCGTCAGAGCCACGTAGAGCTCGCTCGGCGTCATCCGGTGGGGCTCGACGACGATGACGGCGTCGAACTCCAGGCCCTTGGACACCCTCGGCGGCATCCAGCCGTCGCCGATGACGGCGATCGTGCGGCCGGGCAGGGTGTCGACGTGCGCGGCCAGCTCGTCGCGGACTGCCGCCGATATATCGGTCACGCGGCGAGCCCACGGCTTGATGCCTGTCCTGCGCACGGACACCGGTGCGGCGGCGTCGGCGTCAACGAGCTTCAGCACCGGTGTGGCGACGGCCATGATCTCGCCGGGTGTGCGGTAGTTGACCTCCAGCCTGCGGTAGGTGAAGCGGTCGAACACCGAACCCCAACTGCGCACACCGCCTGCGGCCTGGCGCTGGGCCAGGTCGCCGACGACGGTCATGGACCTGTTGGGACACCGGCGCAGCAGCACTCGCCAGTCCATCGCGGACAGTTCCTGTGCTTCGTCGACGACGACGTGGCCGTAGGTCCACGTGCGGTCCTCGGCAGCACGTTCGGCGAGCGGGCGGTTGTCGCGCACCTCCTGCCGGAACGCGAGCGTCTCGGCGTTGACGAAGTCCGTGACGATGTACTCGTCGTCGTCCGCGCGTTCGTCGATCGAGAGCACGTCCATGACGCCGCGGGCGTAGGCGAGCCTTTCCTCCTCTTCTCGCTGCGCCGCGCGTTCGGCCGAGCCGTCGGAGCCGAGCAGGTCGGCGAGCTCGTCGAGCAGCGGGATGTCGGACACCGTCCAGGCTGCGGCGTCCTCGCGGTACAGCTCGGGTGCTCCGATGCGGAAGCAACGGCCCGCGTACAGATCGGCGAGCAGCCGTTCGGGGGTGAGCTGGGGCCACAGCTTGTCGACGGCGTCGCGCAATGCCGTGCTGTGGCGCAGCTCGTGCCGCACGTCTTCCTCGATCTCCGGCCAGTCGACGCCGATCAGCTTCATCGCCGGTGCGACGAGCTCCTCGGCGAGCGCGAGGAAGAAGTACTTGCGGGCCGCGTTGTGCGGCAGTTCGTAGTACCGCGTCTTCTCACGCGCGACTGCGGTGACGTGGTCGTCGAGCGGGACGACGACGTCCTCGAGCTCGATGTCGATGGGTTCGCCGGGGAGCTCCTGCCGGTCGGCGACGGCGACGGCCAGCAGGTCCAAGACCGATACATCGCCTTTCAGCCGTTGCAGCGGTGGGGTGTCCTCGACGTCGGTGACCACGCCGGGGTAGAGCTCGCCCGGCGTTGCGAAGACGACGTCGGTCTCGCCCAGCGACGGCAGCACGTCGCTCACGTACTGCAGGAAGCCGGTGTTCGGGCCGACGATCAGCACGCCGTGGCGGGACAGGCGCTCGCGGCGCGTGTACAGCAGGTACGCGACGCGGTGCAGAGCCACCGCGGTCTTGCCGGTGCCGGGGCCGCCCTCGATCACCAGCACGCCGGGACCGGAGTAGCGGATGATCTCGTCCTGTTCGGCCTGGATGGTCGAGACGATGTCGCGCATCGTCGTGGTCCGCGGCGCGTTGAGGGCGTCGAGCAGTGCGGTCGTGTCGGTCAGCAGCTCGTCGTCGTGGAAGTCGCGCAGTTCCCGGTCGCGGACGCGGAAGTGGCGGCGCAGCACCAGGCCCTCCGGGTTGGCAGCGGTCGCGGTGTAGAACGGCCGTGCCGCCGGCGCGCGCCAGTCGAGCAGCAGTGGTTCGAACTCGTCGTCGAACAAGCCGACTCGTCCGATGTAGGTGCGTTCGCCGTTCTCCGAGTCGATCCGGCCGAAGCACAGTCCTTCCTCCGCCGCGCGGTACTTGCCGATCTGCCTCGTG from Lentzea guizhouensis harbors:
- the galE gene encoding UDP-glucose 4-epimerase GalE, giving the protein MKLLVTGGAGYVGSVCAARLLEAGHEVVVLDDLSTGHEDAVPAGARFVRGDIAEVIGDVLAEGFDGVLHFAAKSLVGESMQDPGKYWTGNVLTAVRLLGAMKEHGTPKLVFSSTAATYGEPREVPIPETAPTQPTNTYGATKLAIDHAITSYAAAHGLAATSLRYFNVAGAYGSIGERHATETHLIPLVLQVALGQREHISIYGEDWPTEDGTCIRDYIHVTDLADAHLLALEHATAGEHRIYNLGNGTGFSVKQVIDTCREVTGHPIPAVVAPRRAGDPAVLVASAERARTELGWKPERADLAGIVSDAWEFTRARHGA
- a CDS encoding S9 family peptidase, producing the protein MTDFASFESYNATPRLTSLALSPDGTRLVTVVSSLSPDGKTWQGSLWEVDPTGERDASRLTYSTKSDSAPVFAPDGSLLFLSKRPDPLTKPDEAKDKTALWRLPVRGEAAEVLRPGGGVGQVRVAGETLLLTSSAHRLAEFGGEDDAKRKAREDAGVTAILHESYPIRYWDADLGPSYPRLFAAPLADPTAESVTALSDDSESRLSDEDIALSLDGKWAVHGYSVDVSAAYGRRTELRLVATDGSSSRVIASEEGFSFFDAAFTPDSSAVIAIRFRESTADAPYRSSLVRIDLADDSVTPLAPDFQEEPAHPVVSPDGSAVFFVASHLGHQPVWRLDLATGEVTKLTLSGYYSDVVVSPDSKTLYALRNSIDHPPQPVRFAASGADQDPVRLPAPGAMASVPGTLTEVSTVVADGRTVRAWLVLPEGASAGSPAPLLLWVHGGPVMSWNGWTWRWNPWLMAARGYAVLLPDPALSTGYGPDFIAAGWGRWGAEPYTDLMAITDVTVERPDIDASRTAAMGGSFGGYMANWIATQTDRFRAIVTHASLWHLDAFSGATDDSYFWMREMGDPITRPERVLANSPHLRVADIKTPMLVIHGDKDYRVPIGEGQRLYFDLVRHGVTAKYLYFPTENHWILTPGNSRVWYETVWAFLAEHVLDQGWERPELL
- a CDS encoding DUF4192 domain-containing protein is translated as MPTTLPKPIRLRAAGDLYAAIPHLMGFHPTESLVVLVLRDGAVSMTMRVDLPRPRHRGLLAAQLEIPLLEQDAEGVILAVICPPSEHIPEDLPHEPLITALANRLGGHGIDVVEAVWLRACEKDVPWFCYFDLDCHGTLPDPQTSAVAAACASDGNVTFESRAAMAALVTLDSVEARERRSVLLDELMNTAEPPVPGVEFRRVRDAVDAAEQRKGPLPDREVVALSRALAQPDVRDACLSFAVQTRARAAERLWLELTRSCPSPERAEPACLLAFFAYHRGDGGLASVAIDVAEEACFGHSLARLLRGALSAALPPEELKTLADKAVVNADKLLDTEAQSSSGRSQP
- a CDS encoding Xaa-Pro dipeptidyl-peptidase, with amino-acid sequence MRGARRVALLTAVLVLPFLPATATAAEGPVFKDGEAQPVFDPKDVVKESLWVRAPVDSDRDGKDDEVYTEVVRPRATERGLKVPVVYMVSPYFSGGNDVANHNVDVELYVPDKRNGRLLKASTDERITAALGPNPITSGRYEAYFISRGYAVVYAESLGTGKSTGCPTTGDVNETIGARVVVDWLNGRASARTATGEAIKATWSTGKTGMMGVSYNGTLPNAVASTGVRGLEAIVPIAAISSWYDYYRADGAVVAPGTFQGEDADVLAEYVYTRANREICKPIIAEIAKDQDRITGDYSRFWDKRNYLNDVRNVRAAVLAVHGLNDWNVKMTHVEQWYSALKKVGAPHKIWLHQSGHTDADTLRSVEWRRTLNRWFTQYLWGHRNGIDKEPRATIQREDKTWVDEKDWPAPGTSDVRLRLSAGGPAKGGLGLRPGHGVEKLTDDATKTAESLIDLATSPNRLSYATEPTQKPLRLSGKSTAHLRVAFDRPAANVTTLLVDRAPDGRSHVITRGSTDPQNRDRPDRTSPIKPGKFYDVDVPIVPDDYVLQAGHRLEFVLISSDYDYTLRPKPGAGLSLDLARTSVELPVVGGWRALFQTF
- the add gene encoding adenosine deaminase, coding for MHISDFVHALPKAELHVHLVGAASVDTVLALARNHPGGPVPTDEAELRKFYEFTDFRHFINVYGVVNDLVTTGEDIRTLVVGYARDAARINIRYAELTVSATSHLRAGIAPDELVEALAVGRAEALALHGVTLQWVFDVPGIWDRDWGMTSARFATEYRPEGLVGFGLGGFESDSPRANFREAFAMARDAGLHLVPHAGETMPPSEIWAALRELRAERIGHGVSAAQDPELLRYIADEGVALEVCPTSNIRTGAVASLDEHPLPRLVEAGVPVTVSTDDPGMFHTDLDREYLVCHERFGFGRDELAELARAGVRASFAPVALKEQLLKEIDAV
- the cutA gene encoding divalent-cation tolerance protein CutA: MNVASVVTTTVDSADGAESLARGIVEARLGACVQIVPIRSVYRWDGEVRVDDEWQCVVKTSATRVDELVAHIKAHHSYDVPEVVVTPVVGGNEAYLDWVSEETS
- a CDS encoding helicase, whose product is MDREAAVEVLTRQIGKYRAAEEGLCFGRIDSENGERTYIGRVGLFDDEFEPLLLDWRAPAARPFYTATAANPEGLVLRRHFRVRDRELRDFHDDELLTDTTALLDALNAPRTTTMRDIVSTIQAEQDEIIRYSGPGVLVIEGGPGTGKTAVALHRVAYLLYTRRERLSRHGVLIVGPNTGFLQYVSDVLPSLGETDVVFATPGELYPGVVTDVEDTPPLQRLKGDVSVLDLLAVAVADRQELPGEPIDIELEDVVVPLDDHVTAVAREKTRYYELPHNAARKYFFLALAEELVAPAMKLIGVDWPEIEEDVRHELRHSTALRDAVDKLWPQLTPERLLADLYAGRCFRIGAPELYREDAAAWTVSDIPLLDELADLLGSDGSAERAAQREEEERLAYARGVMDVLSIDERADDDEYIVTDFVNAETLAFRQEVRDNRPLAERAAEDRTWTYGHVVVDEAQELSAMDWRVLLRRCPNRSMTVVGDLAQRQAAGGVRSWGSVFDRFTYRRLEVNYRTPGEIMAVATPVLKLVDADAAAPVSVRRTGIKPWARRVTDISAAVRDELAAHVDTLPGRTIAVIGDGWMPPRVSKGLEFDAVIVVEPHRMTPSELYVALTRATQRLGILHTEPLPRHLRGLL